The following proteins are encoded in a genomic region of Dasypus novemcinctus isolate mDasNov1 chromosome 3, mDasNov1.1.hap2, whole genome shotgun sequence:
- the GSTZ1 gene encoding maleylacetoacetate isomerase isoform X3, whose protein sequence is MQAGKPILYSYFRSSCSWRVRIALALKGIDYETIPINLIKDGGQQFSAEFQALNPMRQVPALKIDGITIGQSLAIIEYLEETRPTPRLLPQDPKKRASVRMISDLITGGIQPLQNLSVLKQLSQENQLTWAQNAICSGFNALEQILQSTAGKYCVEDEVSMADLCLVPQVANAERFKVDLTPYPTISRINKTLLALEAFQLSHPCRQPDTPPELRA, encoded by the exons CCCATCCTCTATTCCTATTTCCGAAGCTCCTGCTCATGGAGAGTTCGAATCG CTTTGGCCTTGAAAGGAATCGACTATGAGACAATACCCATCAACCTCATAAAGGATGGGGGGCAGCAG TTCTCTGCAGAATTCCAGGCGCTGAATCCCATGAGGCAGGTGCCAGCCCTGAAGATTGATGGAATCACCATTGGCCAGTCG CTGGCCATCATTGAGTACCTGGAGGAGACTCGGCCCACTCCGCGCCTCCTGCCTCAGGACCCCAAGAAGAGGGCCAGCGTGCGCATGATTTCCGACCTCATCACTGGCGGCATCCAGCCCCTGCAG AACCTGTCTGTCTTGAAGCAGTTGAGTCAGGAgaatcagctgacctgggcccaGAATGCCATCTGTTCTGGCTTTAATG CTCTGGAGCAGATCCTGCAGAGCACAGCGGGGAAGTACTGTGTGGAAGATGAG GTTTCCATGGCTGATTTGTGTCTAGTCCCTCAGGTGGCAAATGCCGAAAG GTTCAAGGTGGAtctcactccctaccccaccATCAGCCGCATCAACAAGACACTGCTGGCTTTGGAGGCCTTCCAGCTGTCTCACCCCTGCCGGCAGCCAGATACACCCCCCGAGCTGAGGGCCTAG
- the GSTZ1 gene encoding maleylacetoacetate isomerase isoform X2, with translation MAESAKPILYSYFRSSCSWRVRIALALKGIDYETIPINLIKDGGQQFSAEFQALNPMRQVPALKIDGITIGQSLAIIEYLEETRPTPRLLPQDPKKRASVRMISDLITGGIQPLQNLSVLKQLSQENQLTWAQNAICSGFNALEQILQSTAGKYCVEDEVSMADLCLVPQVANAERFKVDLTPYPTISRINKTLLALEAFQLSHPCRQPDTPPELRA, from the exons ATGGCAGAATCTGCCAAG CCCATCCTCTATTCCTATTTCCGAAGCTCCTGCTCATGGAGAGTTCGAATCG CTTTGGCCTTGAAAGGAATCGACTATGAGACAATACCCATCAACCTCATAAAGGATGGGGGGCAGCAG TTCTCTGCAGAATTCCAGGCGCTGAATCCCATGAGGCAGGTGCCAGCCCTGAAGATTGATGGAATCACCATTGGCCAGTCG CTGGCCATCATTGAGTACCTGGAGGAGACTCGGCCCACTCCGCGCCTCCTGCCTCAGGACCCCAAGAAGAGGGCCAGCGTGCGCATGATTTCCGACCTCATCACTGGCGGCATCCAGCCCCTGCAG AACCTGTCTGTCTTGAAGCAGTTGAGTCAGGAgaatcagctgacctgggcccaGAATGCCATCTGTTCTGGCTTTAATG CTCTGGAGCAGATCCTGCAGAGCACAGCGGGGAAGTACTGTGTGGAAGATGAG GTTTCCATGGCTGATTTGTGTCTAGTCCCTCAGGTGGCAAATGCCGAAAG GTTCAAGGTGGAtctcactccctaccccaccATCAGCCGCATCAACAAGACACTGCTGGCTTTGGAGGCCTTCCAGCTGTCTCACCCCTGCCGGCAGCCAGATACACCCCCCGAGCTGAGGGCCTAG
- the GSTZ1 gene encoding maleylacetoacetate isomerase isoform X1, producing MQAGKVGEPLLQLEGRWNISAVTGNIPWESKGPIGIMAESAKPILYSYFRSSCSWRVRIALALKGIDYETIPINLIKDGGQQFSAEFQALNPMRQVPALKIDGITIGQSLAIIEYLEETRPTPRLLPQDPKKRASVRMISDLITGGIQPLQNLSVLKQLSQENQLTWAQNAICSGFNALEQILQSTAGKYCVEDEVSMADLCLVPQVANAERFKVDLTPYPTISRINKTLLALEAFQLSHPCRQPDTPPELRA from the exons TGCGGTGACAGGCAATATTCCCTGGGAATCCAAGGGTCCAATTGGCATCATGGCAGAATCTGCCAAG CCCATCCTCTATTCCTATTTCCGAAGCTCCTGCTCATGGAGAGTTCGAATCG CTTTGGCCTTGAAAGGAATCGACTATGAGACAATACCCATCAACCTCATAAAGGATGGGGGGCAGCAG TTCTCTGCAGAATTCCAGGCGCTGAATCCCATGAGGCAGGTGCCAGCCCTGAAGATTGATGGAATCACCATTGGCCAGTCG CTGGCCATCATTGAGTACCTGGAGGAGACTCGGCCCACTCCGCGCCTCCTGCCTCAGGACCCCAAGAAGAGGGCCAGCGTGCGCATGATTTCCGACCTCATCACTGGCGGCATCCAGCCCCTGCAG AACCTGTCTGTCTTGAAGCAGTTGAGTCAGGAgaatcagctgacctgggcccaGAATGCCATCTGTTCTGGCTTTAATG CTCTGGAGCAGATCCTGCAGAGCACAGCGGGGAAGTACTGTGTGGAAGATGAG GTTTCCATGGCTGATTTGTGTCTAGTCCCTCAGGTGGCAAATGCCGAAAG GTTCAAGGTGGAtctcactccctaccccaccATCAGCCGCATCAACAAGACACTGCTGGCTTTGGAGGCCTTCCAGCTGTCTCACCCCTGCCGGCAGCCAGATACACCCCCCGAGCTGAGGGCCTAG